A genome region from Sphingomonas sp. BGYR3 includes the following:
- a CDS encoding trypsin-like peptidase domain-containing protein → MSAGGAEALERHIGHRLFRIADREGRPLGSGFAVRGAVLTCAHVVGDRPADDLMAGSFPVAAVRIGDVHDVALLEIDGDVDGLPVAWTRPDEVMVAGFPLEPGLTGALFGTGRVSGRGAIGYEAHGRSYHLPEAWALADAFVSPGHSGGPVVDRASGAVAGITVANFSSTTGLSGPSGFALPLSALVDDEAMGGVLRQAEDLTPRYGPHPNAPAALAWCREATRAEVERMSRERLLDPQLTVGRPRLREELVRFLEGDAAVWAVVDRSGLGKSTALATMAAEIADRPTLFLRAMEIDAATGGLNDLVASKLRKVRVAFADGIPDLGAVARSGSAPLVIVDGLNESQLSPTAMRDVWLPNALRDAEGCKLVITCRPEAWTDLRLRVPKGAFHGQGEGGDNPVGFQIGEFNDDERQAFVDLRFSRRPGGAEHVRNPLLLGIAAELREELDGARLSRWRLFEEWIRRDCGRAAARAGEAAEVVEGTLERVAARCLRQGVRSVALSDPVTREPGFGELVREHLLVSEGSRIGFRYDSLFEHLVARSIDVARLEVESRRWRHEGRDIAWPIIVATCERIAAEDDPVGIAAMWELLDKAEDRTASNLLDCVCALPAPEDGEERLLAMFERAGSHGLWGFSLSPSVVDAEWRWEFSIKVLRIAVRAASGYDFRENDLSVRMRFARSEGQFEFQGFKAFVESLLASDRLLLLDALGAWHTDGTRLGEIWGDSSRESTVWSWTSCCFVFCHASFTDEELLTAPSPVHAGSVFHGLALADPERLLRLVNQLAETTPLPERRFRAALFALRGMADEVGEDLRDRYVRASMELGLKRIAELEDHDLANQIVAWCAATTDLREEAWSRLLALVDAGRAETSALRAFLTHKPAEVMELASSRPEGFATQDGSIMLDLARSSMFPTGAVSDEVAALRTGILADVISAQGFSKRLGGVIEGLLYEFSAEQAKRAGVVNLALEAIRAGSASELIVYFAGDQNAALAGGRLAHADMLARAFARECPDPELVEHILSLRLLRAARTGEEAGGVLVDVIKAGIERLGVERVEHEILRVRMFFDRPPGRWNSTLADIAREVGQPAFDDVVERLMLATDDESGS, encoded by the coding sequence GTGAGCGCCGGGGGCGCCGAGGCGCTCGAACGACACATAGGGCACAGGCTCTTCCGCATCGCCGATCGCGAGGGACGCCCGCTTGGTTCTGGCTTCGCGGTGCGAGGCGCTGTCCTGACCTGCGCCCACGTGGTCGGCGATCGGCCCGCCGACGATCTGATGGCCGGGTCGTTCCCGGTCGCGGCGGTTCGGATCGGCGACGTACACGATGTCGCCCTTCTCGAGATCGACGGCGACGTCGACGGACTGCCGGTAGCCTGGACGCGGCCGGACGAGGTCATGGTGGCGGGCTTCCCGCTGGAACCGGGACTGACCGGAGCGCTGTTCGGCACCGGCCGGGTCAGCGGACGCGGTGCGATCGGATACGAGGCGCACGGCCGCTCGTATCACCTGCCGGAGGCGTGGGCGCTTGCAGACGCGTTCGTGTCGCCCGGCCACAGCGGCGGGCCCGTGGTCGACCGCGCGAGCGGCGCGGTCGCCGGCATCACCGTCGCGAACTTCTCCTCGACGACTGGCCTCTCCGGACCGTCCGGATTCGCCCTCCCCCTCAGCGCTCTCGTGGACGATGAGGCCATGGGCGGGGTGCTTCGCCAGGCCGAGGATCTCACACCCAGATATGGACCGCACCCGAACGCACCCGCCGCACTCGCCTGGTGCCGGGAGGCGACGCGGGCGGAGGTGGAGCGCATGTCGCGAGAGCGGCTTCTCGATCCGCAGCTGACGGTGGGCCGGCCGCGGCTGCGGGAGGAGCTGGTTCGTTTCCTCGAGGGCGACGCGGCGGTCTGGGCCGTTGTGGACCGGTCCGGCCTTGGCAAGTCGACGGCGCTCGCGACCATGGCGGCGGAGATAGCCGACAGGCCGACGCTGTTCCTCAGGGCGATGGAGATCGATGCGGCGACGGGCGGCCTGAACGACCTGGTCGCATCCAAGTTACGGAAGGTCCGGGTCGCCTTCGCCGATGGCATTCCCGATCTCGGGGCCGTGGCTCGGAGCGGTTCCGCCCCGCTCGTCATCGTCGACGGGCTGAACGAGTCCCAGCTCTCGCCCACGGCGATGCGCGACGTTTGGCTCCCTAACGCGCTGCGCGACGCAGAGGGATGCAAGCTGGTCATCACTTGCCGTCCCGAGGCGTGGACGGACCTGCGCTTGCGCGTGCCGAAGGGTGCCTTCCACGGGCAGGGCGAGGGAGGCGACAACCCCGTCGGATTCCAGATCGGGGAGTTCAACGATGACGAGCGGCAGGCCTTCGTCGATCTGCGGTTCTCCCGGCGGCCGGGCGGGGCGGAGCACGTGCGGAATCCTCTGCTCCTGGGGATCGCGGCCGAACTCCGCGAGGAACTCGACGGCGCCAGGCTCTCGCGGTGGCGGCTCTTCGAGGAGTGGATCCGTCGCGATTGCGGGCGTGCGGCCGCCCGGGCGGGTGAAGCCGCGGAGGTCGTCGAGGGAACGCTCGAACGCGTCGCGGCTAGGTGCCTTCGCCAGGGTGTTCGATCGGTCGCGCTGTCCGATCCGGTGACCCGCGAACCGGGCTTCGGCGAACTGGTCCGCGAGCACCTACTCGTTAGCGAGGGTTCTCGCATCGGCTTTCGTTACGACTCGCTGTTCGAGCATCTCGTTGCGCGGTCGATCGACGTCGCCCGGCTCGAGGTGGAGAGCAGGCGCTGGCGCCACGAGGGACGCGACATCGCCTGGCCGATCATCGTCGCGACATGCGAGCGCATCGCCGCAGAGGACGACCCGGTCGGGATCGCCGCGATGTGGGAGCTCCTCGACAAGGCCGAGGACCGGACCGCCTCCAACCTGCTGGATTGCGTCTGCGCGCTTCCCGCCCCCGAGGATGGCGAGGAGCGCCTGCTGGCGATGTTCGAGCGCGCCGGATCGCACGGCCTCTGGGGCTTCTCGCTGTCGCCATCCGTGGTCGACGCCGAGTGGCGCTGGGAGTTCTCGATCAAGGTGCTTCGAATCGCCGTCAGGGCCGCGTCCGGCTATGACTTCAGGGAGAACGACCTGTCGGTCCGCATGCGCTTCGCGAGGAGCGAGGGGCAGTTCGAGTTCCAGGGCTTCAAGGCCTTCGTGGAGTCGCTCCTAGCGAGCGACCGCCTGCTCCTGCTCGACGCGCTTGGCGCCTGGCACACGGACGGCACGCGGCTCGGCGAGATCTGGGGCGACAGCTCGCGCGAGAGCACGGTCTGGTCGTGGACGAGCTGCTGCTTCGTCTTCTGCCATGCATCGTTCACCGACGAGGAACTGCTGACGGCACCGTCCCCCGTGCACGCGGGCTCGGTCTTCCACGGCCTGGCCCTTGCCGATCCGGAGCGCCTCCTCCGCCTGGTCAATCAGCTTGCGGAGACCACCCCCCTGCCGGAGCGTCGGTTCCGCGCGGCGCTCTTCGCCCTTCGGGGCATGGCCGACGAGGTGGGTGAGGATCTGCGGGATCGGTATGTGCGGGCCTCGATGGAGCTCGGGCTGAAGCGCATCGCGGAACTTGAGGACCACGATCTCGCGAACCAGATCGTCGCCTGGTGTGCGGCGACGACCGACCTGCGCGAGGAGGCCTGGAGCCGGCTTCTCGCACTCGTGGATGCCGGTCGCGCGGAAACGAGCGCGCTGCGGGCTTTCCTGACGCACAAGCCAGCGGAGGTCATGGAGCTGGCCTCGTCACGACCGGAGGGGTTCGCAACCCAGGACGGGTCCATCATGCTCGACCTCGCGAGGTCGTCGATGTTCCCGACCGGCGCCGTCAGCGACGAGGTTGCCGCCCTACGGACAGGCATCCTGGCAGATGTGATCTCGGCGCAGGGCTTCTCGAAGCGTCTGGGCGGTGTCATCGAAGGCCTGCTCTACGAGTTCTCGGCGGAGCAGGCGAAGCGTGCTGGCGTAGTCAATTTGGCTTTGGAGGCGATCAGGGCCGGTTCGGCGTCCGAGCTCATCGTCTACTTCGCAGGCGATCAGAACGCCGCCCTCGCCGGCGGGCGGCTTGCCCACGCCGATATGCTCGCCCGCGCCTTCGCCCGCGAGTGCCCGGATCCCGAGCTCGTCGAGCACATCCTCTCGCTGCGCCTGCTCCGGGCGGCTCGCACCGGTGAAGAGGCCGGCGGGGTCTTGGTCGACGTCATAAAGGCTGGCATCGAGCGCCTCGGGGTCGAGCGTGTCGAGCATGAGATCCTGAGGGTCCGCATGTTCTTCGATCGCCCGCCTGGCAGGTGGAATTCCACTCTCGCCGACATCGCTCGCGAGGTCGGCCAGCCGGCATTCGACGATGTCGTCGAGCGCCTGATGCTCGCGACGGATGACGAAAGCGGTTCCTAG
- a CDS encoding DEAD/DEAH box helicase family protein, which translates to MDFSKLGSAKKAPAPTDPIRIFETLPSLSGTFNDLWRGQDKALTEWNAARDRQDVLVSLNTGAGKTIVGLLIAQSLVNEGLQNVLYVCSTIDLVRQTSEEADRIGIDHSTRVRKGFSNDLFETGKAFCITTYAALFNGHSALRNRFFPQAIIFDDAHVAESLLRDAFTLRVDVYNHEDLFKEIAELFKPHFQELGIAGRFRDALDLSRHSTAFVAPHGLYERSERLLEILLRHGIKDHDELTYPFAWLEDRINVCAAVFTRGAFELTPPFLPSLALDIFQQKVRRVYLSATLQSQTDFIRAFGRKPDVTVTPSNDAGNGERLIVSGRKVKNGFGPDFAEKLVETQKVVIAVPDYERAKAWAKVAEPPAREDFSEQLDAFRKADEGAFTLVSRVDGIDLPHDTCRIMIMEGLPSGTSLLERYQWEFLRMNNVHAVRVANRLAQLFGRINRGRNDYGAFLIQGDDLDKWLGNDRNLALLPPLLQKQVLIGREVQEAFGIDSRKQAIALIERVLGRDEGWLDYYQREVKLAELDQHQLARHNAAEPFMVAAALSEAKYAAAMWHDDPAMARRELEKTVDTTAQHDTPLGGWHALWLGAAFEREGDKEAARAAYGHAMRRLGNGMTLPRPTPSAGGKTIPEMNAFGRSLQGLLRYSHGNKFEAEVEKIAQALALIDHGDPRQAEAGVRALGELLGFTATRPDNDGDTGPDVLWRDDATPRQLGFELKTDKNDPATYFKKDISQGHDHLEWMAQTYPDYDILGLAFVGPAGKAHAQANPSADMSLCQPSALAALRDELLALIEDLRKHTPMERLIAIGKETEDNRWDIEAIFKRLEPKPMSK; encoded by the coding sequence ATGGACTTTTCTAAGCTCGGTAGCGCCAAGAAAGCGCCAGCGCCGACCGATCCGATCCGGATCTTCGAAACGCTGCCGAGCTTGTCCGGCACGTTCAACGACCTATGGCGCGGCCAGGACAAGGCGCTCACCGAGTGGAATGCCGCACGCGACCGGCAGGATGTGCTGGTTTCGCTCAACACCGGCGCAGGCAAGACTATCGTCGGCCTGTTGATCGCGCAGAGCCTGGTGAACGAGGGCCTGCAGAACGTTCTGTACGTTTGTTCGACGATCGATCTGGTGCGCCAGACGTCTGAAGAAGCGGACCGAATCGGCATCGATCATTCGACCCGCGTCCGGAAGGGATTTTCGAACGACCTGTTCGAGACCGGCAAGGCCTTTTGCATCACGACCTATGCCGCGCTGTTCAACGGCCATAGCGCGCTGCGCAACCGCTTCTTCCCGCAGGCGATCATCTTCGACGACGCCCATGTCGCCGAGAGCCTGCTGCGCGACGCGTTCACGCTGCGCGTCGACGTCTATAACCATGAGGATTTGTTCAAGGAGATCGCGGAGCTGTTCAAGCCGCATTTCCAGGAACTCGGCATTGCGGGGCGGTTCCGGGACGCGCTAGACTTGTCGCGGCATTCGACCGCGTTCGTCGCGCCGCATGGCCTCTACGAGCGCAGCGAACGCCTGCTCGAGATCCTGCTGCGGCACGGGATCAAGGATCATGACGAGCTGACCTATCCGTTCGCCTGGCTCGAGGATCGAATCAATGTATGCGCCGCGGTGTTCACGCGCGGCGCCTTCGAACTGACGCCGCCGTTCCTGCCCTCGCTGGCGCTCGACATCTTCCAGCAGAAGGTGCGGCGCGTCTATCTCTCGGCAACGCTGCAGAGCCAGACCGATTTCATCCGCGCTTTCGGTCGCAAGCCCGACGTCACAGTCACGCCGTCGAACGATGCCGGCAACGGCGAGCGCCTCATCGTCAGCGGCCGCAAGGTCAAGAACGGCTTCGGCCCCGACTTCGCGGAAAAGCTGGTCGAGACGCAGAAGGTCGTGATCGCGGTGCCTGACTATGAGCGCGCCAAGGCTTGGGCGAAGGTCGCGGAGCCTCCGGCGCGGGAGGATTTTTCCGAGCAGCTTGATGCGTTCCGCAAGGCCGACGAGGGCGCGTTCACTTTGGTCTCGCGGGTCGACGGCATCGACCTGCCGCACGATACCTGCCGGATCATGATCATGGAGGGGCTGCCGTCGGGAACCTCGCTGCTGGAGCGTTACCAGTGGGAGTTTCTACGGATGAACAACGTCCATGCGGTGCGCGTCGCCAACAGGCTCGCGCAACTGTTCGGGCGGATCAATCGCGGCCGCAACGACTATGGCGCATTTCTCATTCAGGGCGACGACCTCGACAAATGGCTCGGCAACGACCGCAACCTCGCGCTGCTGCCGCCGCTCCTGCAGAAGCAGGTGCTGATCGGGCGCGAGGTGCAGGAGGCGTTCGGCATCGACAGCCGCAAGCAGGCGATCGCGCTGATCGAGCGCGTGCTGGGCCGCGATGAAGGCTGGCTCGACTACTACCAGCGGGAGGTGAAGCTCGCCGAACTCGACCAGCACCAGCTCGCCCGGCACAACGCGGCCGAGCCCTTCATGGTGGCGGCGGCGCTCAGCGAAGCCAAATATGCCGCGGCGATGTGGCACGACGATCCGGCGATGGCGCGACGGGAGCTGGAGAAAACGGTCGACACCACCGCACAGCACGACACGCCGCTCGGCGGATGGCACGCGCTATGGCTCGGCGCTGCCTTCGAGCGCGAGGGCGACAAGGAAGCGGCGCGGGCCGCCTATGGGCATGCGATGAGGCGGCTCGGCAACGGCATGACGCTGCCGCGGCCGACCCCGAGCGCCGGCGGCAAGACAATTCCCGAGATGAACGCCTTTGGCCGCTCGCTGCAAGGGCTGCTGCGCTACAGCCACGGCAATAAGTTCGAAGCGGAGGTGGAAAAGATCGCGCAGGCGCTCGCGCTTATCGACCATGGCGATCCCAGGCAGGCGGAAGCCGGCGTGCGCGCGCTCGGGGAGCTGCTCGGCTTCACCGCGACGAGGCCCGACAATGATGGAGACACCGGACCCGACGTGCTGTGGCGCGACGACGCCACGCCCCGTCAGCTCGGATTTGAGCTGAAGACTGACAAGAACGACCCGGCAACCTATTTCAAGAAGGACATCTCGCAGGGTCACGACCATCTCGAATGGATGGCGCAGACCTATCCCGACTACGACATCCTCGGCCTCGCGTTTGTCGGTCCGGCGGGCAAGGCGCATGCCCAAGCCAATCCCTCGGCCGACATGAGCCTATGCCAGCCATCGGCGCTGGCGGCGCTGCGCGACGAACTGCTGGCGCTGATCGAGGATCTGCGCAAGCACACACCGATGGAGCGGCTGATCGCGATCGGCAAGGAAACGGAAGATAACCGCTGGGACATCGAGGCCATTTTCAAGCGGCTCGAACCGAAGCCGATGAGCAAATAA
- a CDS encoding Piwi domain-containing protein produces MKAQFQTREREDAGRSAAAQPPIKQFSYTDRLSLNLAAVRFSSEDFEAGRTAYRDEEQYRALRETHQSTHAFRYDARDSAIYDIPMAGGAAPLGTPVRIKTQDHLALLGKAVNHALLDWLAPRRTILRRARPLQCWGNRKASLLSAAVRDQGLAEIKGLDVLVRHSFDLRVLGAPHQGVEPYLALMLDVSTSNELEIPVGELLRERFDPIGRYVCVRADSGQDNVLARLETLGRVVGVDGGKLQLNDFAGEEFVDADSVTLEPRLENLDALVRHFYPRDAPKILEGLRKRRAPFSTANDKLAKIREVHGGVAGHLETIRVAGMAIEVGALLQRGNNLFPPLISTDRPGFLFGAQGRETGAYPDVGVKQHGPYKYMQHERNEPVVAIICESRFRGRIDQLARTLRDGVAEDAWQDAMRGRNKVPENPFRGGLIGKLRLSRVQFEFEEVAEPTPEAYREAIQRLLTRLPETPDLALVQIRADFKQLRNDRNPYFAAKAAFMAVGVPVQSVQAETADMQPSNLAYMANNLALAAYAKLGGSPFVISTRMPATHELVVGLGYTEVSEGRFGPKSRFVGITTVFQGDGRYLVWGQTREVEFENYADALLASLKTTIDTVRKENNWQPRDRVRLVFHVYKPLKHVEIDAIKQLVQELLKGEHEVEFAFLDISRFHDFALFAPSQEGATYYADRRRLLKGIGVPLRGICLQLDERSVLLQLTGSKEVKTNEQGLPRPLRLTLHPESDFRDLTYLARQVYSFSYLSWRSYFPAIEPVSITYSRLIANALGNLRSVPNWNSTFLTAGPLRSRMWFL; encoded by the coding sequence GTGAAAGCTCAGTTCCAGACGCGCGAGCGCGAAGATGCCGGGCGCAGCGCCGCTGCCCAGCCACCCATCAAGCAGTTCAGCTATACTGACCGGCTGAGCCTAAATCTCGCGGCCGTCCGCTTTTCGAGCGAGGATTTCGAAGCTGGCCGAACCGCTTACAGGGATGAGGAGCAGTATCGCGCGCTGCGCGAGACACATCAGTCAACGCATGCCTTCCGCTATGACGCGCGGGATTCGGCGATCTACGACATCCCGATGGCGGGCGGCGCCGCGCCACTCGGTACACCCGTCAGGATCAAGACGCAGGATCATCTCGCGCTCCTCGGAAAGGCCGTCAATCACGCGCTGCTCGACTGGCTGGCGCCGCGCCGGACGATCTTGAGGCGCGCGCGCCCGCTCCAGTGCTGGGGCAATCGCAAAGCCTCCTTGCTTTCTGCGGCGGTCCGCGACCAAGGCTTGGCGGAGATCAAGGGTCTCGATGTCCTTGTCCGTCACAGCTTCGACCTGCGCGTGCTCGGCGCGCCGCATCAGGGTGTCGAGCCATATCTGGCGCTGATGCTCGACGTCAGCACATCCAACGAGCTCGAGATTCCGGTGGGCGAGTTGCTGCGCGAGCGGTTCGATCCCATCGGCCGGTATGTCTGCGTGCGCGCCGATAGCGGCCAGGACAATGTACTGGCGCGGTTGGAGACGCTTGGCAGGGTCGTGGGCGTGGATGGCGGCAAGCTGCAGCTCAACGACTTCGCCGGCGAGGAGTTCGTCGACGCCGACAGCGTCACGCTGGAGCCGCGGCTGGAGAATCTCGATGCCCTGGTCCGCCATTTCTATCCACGCGATGCGCCGAAGATTTTGGAGGGTTTGCGCAAGCGGCGCGCGCCTTTCTCAACCGCGAACGACAAGCTGGCAAAAATTCGCGAGGTCCATGGCGGCGTCGCCGGCCATCTCGAGACGATTCGCGTCGCCGGCATGGCGATCGAGGTCGGAGCGCTTCTGCAGCGGGGAAACAACCTCTTCCCGCCGCTGATCTCGACTGATCGGCCCGGTTTCCTGTTCGGCGCGCAAGGGCGCGAGACGGGCGCTTATCCGGACGTGGGCGTGAAACAGCACGGTCCGTACAAATATATGCAGCATGAGCGCAACGAGCCGGTCGTTGCGATCATTTGCGAGTCGCGCTTCCGGGGCCGGATCGACCAGCTCGCTCGGACTCTCAGGGACGGCGTCGCCGAGGATGCGTGGCAGGATGCCATGAGGGGGCGCAACAAGGTCCCCGAAAACCCTTTTCGTGGCGGGCTGATCGGCAAGCTCCGCCTGTCGCGGGTTCAGTTCGAATTCGAGGAGGTCGCCGAGCCGACGCCCGAGGCGTATCGCGAGGCGATCCAGCGGCTGTTGACCCGGCTCCCCGAGACGCCCGACCTTGCGCTCGTGCAGATCCGGGCCGACTTCAAGCAGCTGCGCAACGACCGCAATCCCTATTTCGCCGCCAAGGCAGCGTTCATGGCGGTCGGCGTTCCGGTGCAGAGCGTGCAGGCCGAGACCGCCGACATGCAGCCGTCCAACCTGGCCTATATGGCGAACAATCTCGCACTCGCCGCCTATGCGAAGCTGGGCGGGTCACCCTTCGTCATATCGACGCGGATGCCGGCAACACACGAGCTGGTCGTGGGGCTGGGCTATACCGAGGTCAGCGAAGGCCGTTTTGGACCTAAGTCGCGGTTCGTGGGCATTACCACCGTTTTCCAGGGCGATGGCCGCTATCTCGTCTGGGGCCAAACCCGCGAGGTCGAGTTCGAGAATTACGCCGATGCGCTGCTCGCCAGTCTCAAGACCACGATCGACACGGTGCGCAAGGAAAACAACTGGCAGCCGCGCGACCGCGTGCGCCTGGTCTTCCATGTCTACAAGCCGCTGAAGCATGTCGAGATCGACGCGATCAAGCAGCTTGTTCAGGAATTACTGAAAGGCGAGCACGAGGTCGAGTTCGCCTTTCTCGATATTTCTCGCTTCCATGATTTCGCGCTGTTCGCCCCTTCGCAGGAAGGCGCTACCTATTACGCCGACAGGCGGCGCCTCCTGAAAGGTATCGGCGTTCCACTGCGCGGCATCTGCCTTCAGCTCGACGAGCGTTCCGTGCTCCTGCAACTGACCGGATCGAAGGAGGTCAAGACGAACGAACAGGGTTTGCCCCGTCCGCTGCGGCTGACTCTCCATCCCGAGTCCGACTTCCGCGACCTGACCTATCTGGCACGGCAGGTCTACAGCTTCTCCTATCTGTCCTGGCGGAGTTATTTCCCGGCGATCGAGCCTGTCTCGATCACCTATTCGCGCCTCATCGCCAATGCGCTCGGAAATCTTCGATCGGTGCCGAACTGGAACAGCACGTTCCTGACCGCCGGACCGCTGCGTAGCAGGATGTGGTTCCTCTGA